The Sediminispirochaeta smaragdinae DSM 11293 genome has a segment encoding these proteins:
- a CDS encoding radical SAM protein encodes MKYKKSDVPDFRKAEGSAFSLKGRMLRQAVVRKSVKSLTGDIEDLRSLSCLADSDIQSSQLRLFLSGLMQDVDRKEGMATLFARLGSSINRQAKKKLIGNLIYNWGYVGEKIRYRFASYEQWLPGTLVISPTMRCNLHCTGCYSGLYEKAGDLNEEEIDSILDQARKLGIYFVVVSGGEPYVLKDMWLRLFRKYSDMYFLTFTNGTFIDRETARALGKLGNVAPAISVEGYAAETDERRGKGVHAKVLNAMHNLREEGVLFGTSVTYTSKNIDTITSDEFVKYYIDQGAIFSWFFMFMPVGKDPILDLVPSPEQRLMTGRRIADLRKRLPIFLADFWNDGPAVGGCLAGGRSYLHIVSNGQVEPCVFAHFGIDNIREKPLIEVVNSPFFKAIRNRYPYSDNANLMRPCMIIDNPEVLRSVVAEYLVPEGHPHSEDLIHDPDVISWIDTYAQEFKELTDPIWNERIADEKYRWYKEGKEYPRLFWFRRQAANIKPADPVEEMVMQEK; translated from the coding sequence GTGAAGTACAAAAAGAGTGATGTACCCGATTTCAGGAAGGCGGAAGGTTCTGCCTTTTCCCTGAAAGGCCGGATGCTCAGACAGGCGGTTGTGAGAAAATCGGTGAAAAGCCTTACGGGCGATATTGAAGATCTTCGATCGCTTTCCTGCTTAGCCGATAGTGATATTCAGTCATCACAGCTACGCCTATTTTTATCGGGCCTGATGCAGGATGTTGATAGGAAGGAGGGTATGGCGACTCTTTTTGCCCGTCTTGGTTCTTCCATCAATAGGCAGGCAAAGAAAAAACTCATCGGAAACCTCATCTACAATTGGGGGTATGTGGGTGAGAAAATCCGGTATCGTTTTGCCAGCTACGAGCAGTGGCTCCCCGGCACCCTGGTGATCAGTCCTACCATGCGTTGTAACCTCCATTGTACAGGGTGCTATTCCGGCCTTTACGAAAAAGCTGGAGACTTAAACGAAGAAGAGATCGATTCAATTCTGGATCAGGCCCGGAAACTCGGCATCTACTTCGTTGTTGTTTCCGGCGGTGAACCCTATGTTCTGAAAGATATGTGGCTTCGGCTTTTCCGAAAGTACAGCGACATGTACTTTCTCACCTTTACAAACGGTACCTTCATTGACCGGGAAACCGCCCGGGCCCTCGGGAAGCTTGGTAATGTTGCTCCTGCCATCAGCGTGGAAGGATATGCGGCCGAAACCGATGAGCGCCGAGGAAAGGGCGTCCATGCAAAGGTGCTCAATGCCATGCATAACCTGAGGGAAGAGGGGGTCCTGTTCGGCACCAGTGTTACCTATACCAGCAAGAACATCGATACCATTACGAGTGACGAGTTTGTTAAATATTATATTGATCAGGGAGCGATCTTTAGCTGGTTCTTCATGTTCATGCCGGTCGGCAAAGATCCCATTCTGGATTTGGTTCCCAGTCCCGAGCAGCGGCTTATGACAGGGCGAAGGATAGCGGATTTGCGCAAACGACTTCCTATTTTCCTTGCGGATTTTTGGAACGACGGTCCTGCTGTAGGCGGTTGCCTTGCCGGAGGGCGATCCTATCTCCACATAGTAAGCAACGGTCAGGTTGAGCCATGTGTTTTCGCCCATTTCGGTATCGACAATATCAGGGAAAAACCCCTCATCGAAGTAGTGAATTCTCCTTTTTTTAAGGCGATCCGAAATCGCTATCCCTACAGCGACAATGCGAATCTCATGCGTCCGTGCATGATCATCGATAATCCCGAGGTCCTTCGTTCCGTCGTAGCCGAGTATCTGGTTCCGGAAGGTCATCCGCATTCCGAGGATCTTATCCATGATCCCGACGTTATTTCATGGATTGATACCTATGCACAGGAGTTTAAAGAGCTTACAGATCCCATATGGAACGAAAGAATAGCCGACGAGAAGTATCGCTGGTATAAGGAGGGAAAAGAATACCCCCGCCTCTTCTGGTTCAGGCGACAAGCTGCAAACATAAAACCTGCCGATCCTGTTGAAGAAATGGTCATGCAGGAAAAATGA
- a CDS encoding AzlC family ABC transporter permease, with amino-acid sequence MTKQAKTVTAALSATTPVFFGYTSIGFAFGFLLVKSGMAWYWSPIMGIFIFAGAAQFLAIGLLGAGTSPIEMGLAVLLLNARHAVYGFSLLDRFSHFRRFKLYLIFGLTDETYALLTTVRPPEGVDRESFDFLITLFNQSWWVIGSTAGALFGTQISWDAPGIEFALTALFVVLLVEQIRSLKRPGPFLIALISAVLLNLAGFKEQTLLVGILISTTGCFFLPRREDAA; translated from the coding sequence ATGACAAAGCAAGCAAAAACAGTGACAGCGGCGCTTTCGGCAACGACACCGGTATTTTTCGGTTACACCTCTATCGGTTTTGCCTTCGGGTTTCTCCTGGTCAAATCGGGGATGGCCTGGTACTGGTCCCCGATCATGGGAATTTTCATTTTTGCCGGGGCGGCACAATTTCTGGCCATTGGTTTACTCGGCGCGGGGACCTCCCCTATTGAAATGGGTCTTGCTGTCTTGCTGCTTAACGCCCGCCATGCGGTTTACGGCTTTTCCCTTCTCGACAGGTTTTCTCATTTTCGTCGCTTTAAGCTCTACCTGATTTTCGGCCTCACCGATGAGACCTACGCACTTTTGACCACGGTAAGGCCACCGGAAGGGGTCGATCGTGAATCCTTCGACTTTCTTATCACCCTCTTTAATCAATCGTGGTGGGTGATAGGAAGCACGGCAGGTGCACTTTTCGGTACACAGATTTCCTGGGACGCCCCAGGAATCGAGTTTGCCCTTACCGCCCTTTTCGTGGTGCTCCTGGTGGAGCAGATACGCTCCCTCAAAAGGCCGGGACCATTTCTCATCGCTCTCATAAGCGCGGTGCTGCTCAATCTCGCAGGCTTTAAAGAGCAAACCCTGCTCGTTGGGATTCTTATCTCTACGACAGGCTGTTTTTTCCTGCCTCGACGGGAGGATGCTGCATGA
- a CDS encoding LuxR C-terminal-related transcriptional regulator codes for MGEPYLRTKVTVPSSGELIDRERLFSRLDRYPHVALILVSAPAGFGKSSLLASWIRKRKHHCCWLTLEERDNDPSRFLFYLLKGVSEIDAQIGPAVRQRLDHFPFPVPDEISVSLLQEIESYGEEFILIFDDFHCISNPILVDFVKELIDYAPDNLHIIISSRSDPSLPLALLRSRRKLLELRMEELRFRPEETTLFLSRIMDLKLQEHFVDLLSRRTEGWITGIQMAAISLRDNSDIDGFFRRFCGTHRYIFDYLMEEVFSLQSAEIQAFLLKSSILESFCSEVCDAVTSRSDSVKILSELEHCNLFIVPLDQDRRWFRYHQLFAEFLRSTLTQTHGDKNVRHLHKIAGTWFLGDGKWEAALKHFLEAGDGDMAASILENHASCFFQKSELSSFVGWFNQVPAEYRNNHPKLCLFAAIVKLFIGESLDAIVPLYKIGVTSIDRPETSGEVLTFRSLMCVMKGRPEKAMEQAEKALTLLPSDAFFFRSMLIHEMYTTQFLYKGDVCSSLEMMLSAIPYFATDRGDSSHFTGYFQLLCEIAYLYTMKGSLHAAIDHYERAIALADRSCERRLPIVGVALVELADLYREMGFLERALEMVQEGVLLTRKWSAFRTIEAYAVEAHIFYSLDRAREAETALQRAARLTKEFDVSTIDDLMVELVRVRLLLLRGDSRRLSPLPSLHGILGDRSVDRYYHFVESRKILMARLELHRGGFDDLLSVSDELINAGRKLGRNKSVIELSILRSLALEGMGKPEDAENVLLFILPEAYEAGFLRLFVDEGPPLAFILCRLEKKVTNSFLREYIGKILTLIEKKASDAGSCKPVTLSNRELMVLRLLARGYTNKEIAEELFISVRTVKWHTVNIYKKLGVKNRTEAVVKANISGIII; via the coding sequence ATGGGTGAGCCGTACCTTCGGACGAAGGTTACCGTTCCGTCTTCCGGAGAACTTATCGATAGAGAAAGACTCTTTTCAAGGCTGGATCGCTATCCCCATGTCGCTCTGATCCTTGTTTCCGCCCCAGCTGGTTTCGGGAAGTCCTCTCTACTTGCTTCATGGATCCGAAAACGAAAGCATCACTGCTGCTGGCTGACCCTTGAGGAGCGTGATAATGATCCCTCCCGCTTCCTTTTTTATCTCCTAAAGGGGGTATCTGAGATTGATGCTCAGATTGGTCCTGCTGTTCGGCAGCGGCTTGATCATTTTCCCTTTCCTGTCCCGGATGAAATCAGCGTTTCTCTTTTACAGGAGATTGAAAGCTACGGAGAAGAGTTTATCCTCATTTTTGATGACTTTCATTGCATCAGCAATCCTATACTGGTTGATTTTGTCAAAGAGCTTATCGACTATGCTCCGGATAATCTGCATATTATTATCTCGTCCCGAAGCGATCCCTCACTCCCTCTTGCCTTGCTGCGCTCACGAAGAAAACTGCTTGAGTTGCGAATGGAGGAGCTTCGCTTCCGCCCGGAGGAGACTACGCTTTTCCTCAGCCGTATCATGGACCTTAAGCTGCAGGAACACTTTGTTGATCTCCTTTCCCGGCGAACGGAGGGGTGGATCACGGGAATTCAGATGGCGGCAATAAGCTTACGGGACAACAGTGATATCGACGGATTTTTCCGTCGTTTTTGTGGAACCCACCGTTATATCTTCGATTATCTGATGGAAGAGGTCTTTTCTCTTCAGTCTGCGGAGATTCAGGCCTTTCTTTTAAAGAGCTCCATCCTTGAGTCCTTCTGTTCCGAGGTGTGTGATGCCGTTACCAGCCGTAGCGATAGCGTGAAAATCCTTTCAGAATTGGAACACTGCAATCTTTTTATTGTCCCACTTGATCAAGATCGCCGGTGGTTTCGATACCATCAATTGTTTGCCGAATTCTTACGTTCGACTCTGACCCAAACGCATGGGGATAAAAACGTACGGCACCTGCACAAGATTGCCGGAACATGGTTTTTAGGGGATGGAAAGTGGGAAGCAGCCTTAAAGCATTTTCTTGAGGCGGGAGATGGGGATATGGCCGCCTCTATTCTCGAAAATCACGCATCATGTTTTTTTCAAAAAAGTGAGCTTTCTTCGTTTGTCGGCTGGTTTAATCAGGTTCCCGCAGAATACCGGAACAATCATCCGAAACTGTGTCTCTTCGCCGCTATCGTCAAACTTTTTATCGGCGAATCGCTTGACGCCATTGTTCCGCTCTATAAAATCGGAGTCACATCAATCGATCGTCCGGAAACCTCCGGGGAAGTTTTGACCTTCCGAAGTCTCATGTGCGTTATGAAAGGGAGACCGGAGAAGGCCATGGAACAGGCGGAAAAAGCCTTAACACTTCTTCCTTCCGATGCCTTCTTTTTTCGAAGCATGCTTATCCACGAAATGTATACGACACAGTTTCTTTATAAGGGAGATGTTTGCTCATCCCTCGAGATGATGCTTTCCGCTATTCCTTATTTTGCAACCGATCGGGGTGATTCTTCTCATTTTACCGGTTACTTTCAACTCCTTTGCGAAATTGCCTATCTCTACACGATGAAAGGCTCTCTCCATGCCGCAATCGATCATTACGAGAGGGCAATCGCCCTTGCCGATCGTTCCTGTGAACGCCGTCTTCCTATTGTAGGGGTTGCCTTGGTTGAGTTGGCGGATCTCTACCGCGAGATGGGCTTTCTGGAGCGGGCGTTGGAGATGGTGCAGGAGGGGGTTCTTCTTACACGAAAATGGTCGGCGTTTCGGACGATTGAGGCCTACGCTGTAGAGGCCCACATCTTTTATTCCCTGGATCGTGCCCGGGAGGCCGAGACCGCTTTACAGCGGGCTGCCAGGCTGACCAAGGAATTTGATGTCAGTACCATCGACGACCTCATGGTAGAGTTGGTTAGGGTACGGCTGCTCCTTTTGAGAGGGGATAGCAGGCGTTTGTCCCCTTTGCCTTCCTTACACGGTATATTGGGAGATAGATCGGTCGATCGGTATTATCATTTTGTAGAGTCACGAAAAATTCTTATGGCACGGCTTGAGCTTCATCGCGGAGGTTTTGATGATCTGCTTTCCGTTAGCGACGAGCTGATCAATGCCGGCCGAAAACTAGGTAGAAACAAAAGTGTAATCGAACTTTCCATTCTGAGGAGCCTTGCCCTGGAGGGAATGGGCAAACCTGAAGATGCTGAGAACGTTTTGCTTTTCATTCTTCCCGAAGCCTATGAGGCCGGATTCCTTCGACTCTTTGTCGATGAGGGGCCTCCTCTCGCATTCATTCTCTGCCGTCTGGAAAAGAAAGTCACAAATTCTTTCTTGCGTGAGTATATCGGTAAAATACTTACGCTCATCGAAAAAAAGGCTTCGGACGCAGGTTCCTGCAAGCCTGTGACATTGAGCAACCGGGAGCTTATGGTCTTGCGCCTTTTGGCAAGGGGATATACGAATAAAGAAATTGCCGAGGAGCTGTTTATCTCGGTTCGAACGGTTAAATGGCATACGGTCAATATCTACAAAAAACTTGGTGTCAAAAATAGAACGGAGGCGGTCGTTAAGGCAAACATCTCCGGAATTATCATATAA
- a CDS encoding branched-chain amino acid transporter permease encodes MSQHTLYLIIGILVMTLATQITRAFPFLLFAKRKPPQKLIAGARLIPGAVMTILVFTSLPVSGDLGHAEVWMQWLAAGAVALLHVIFRQSLLSILGGTALYMAMLHFWG; translated from the coding sequence ATGAGCCAACACACCCTCTATCTGATTATCGGAATTCTCGTTATGACCCTGGCAACTCAAATCACCAGAGCATTCCCATTCCTGCTCTTTGCAAAAAGAAAGCCGCCTCAAAAGCTCATCGCAGGGGCACGTTTGATTCCCGGAGCGGTTATGACCATCCTGGTCTTTACCAGTCTCCCGGTAAGCGGCGACCTCGGCCATGCGGAGGTTTGGATGCAATGGCTTGCCGCAGGGGCAGTTGCACTGTTGCACGTCATATTCCGCCAGTCCCTCCTCAGTATTCTCGGAGGAACCGCACTCTACATGGCAATGCTCCATTTTTGGGGATAA
- a CDS encoding ABC transporter permease: MRKIVVMLTGQLRQTPGKVIMTLIALSLGTAILILSVSASAIITDQIGIESILDGTILYAANGTMDMDGEFIKEWPPKWDPSIQEKLLSNIPSIENAAFITLPPFHDIISNGDRWNIRSAIGSDPAYFDVFSLHMIAGGPMDDADIDKRTHRIWISEEMAGDIFASVDGAIGEVIECAGPAIGPDAQFVVAGVYASPREPQRKAWGIGDMVVPYTAFLKTGHGRETIRNIAAGQVVLKIDKQDAKGSEARIRSFLIREYGDDASSLSIWEGSPRGLSAYMEQLKQTANMFTIQVNILGFVLLIISAFGIFSIMVVESVDRRREIALERTFGAVKTTIMKEFWALSTTLSLIGAAAGTSMAFLLKKPFLDALSPFLVELMEEGPLPPLYIPFKAMVIVPLCAILCGGVLGFLPAIGAVRGNISDALKEPT; this comes from the coding sequence GTGAGAAAAATCGTGGTAATGCTTACCGGGCAATTGAGACAGACTCCGGGAAAGGTGATCATGACCCTCATCGCACTCTCCCTGGGAACAGCCATTCTTATACTTTCGGTAAGTGCCTCAGCCATCATAACCGACCAGATTGGTATCGAGTCGATACTTGACGGTACCATTCTTTATGCGGCAAACGGCACCATGGACATGGATGGCGAGTTCATAAAGGAATGGCCGCCGAAATGGGACCCATCGATACAGGAAAAACTTCTTTCCAATATTCCATCAATAGAGAACGCGGCGTTTATTACCCTGCCCCCATTTCACGACATCATCAGCAATGGGGATAGATGGAATATACGTTCGGCAATCGGAAGCGATCCCGCATATTTCGATGTTTTTTCACTACATATGATAGCCGGGGGCCCAATGGACGATGCCGATATCGACAAGAGAACACATAGAATTTGGATCAGTGAAGAGATGGCAGGCGACATATTTGCTTCGGTCGACGGTGCAATCGGGGAAGTAATAGAGTGTGCAGGACCAGCCATTGGTCCTGATGCACAATTCGTAGTTGCAGGGGTCTATGCCTCCCCCCGGGAGCCTCAACGAAAGGCATGGGGAATTGGAGATATGGTGGTTCCCTATACGGCTTTTCTAAAGACGGGCCACGGTCGGGAGACGATTAGGAACATTGCTGCAGGGCAAGTGGTATTAAAAATCGACAAACAAGATGCCAAAGGCTCCGAGGCACGCATCCGTTCCTTTCTTATTAGAGAGTATGGCGACGACGCAAGCAGTCTCAGCATTTGGGAGGGCTCGCCCCGGGGCCTATCTGCATATATGGAGCAGCTAAAACAGACCGCAAATATGTTTACGATCCAAGTCAATATCCTCGGTTTTGTGCTTCTCATCATCAGCGCCTTCGGCATCTTCAGCATCATGGTTGTCGAGTCGGTAGACCGACGTCGTGAAATTGCCCTGGAGAGAACCTTCGGTGCGGTAAAAACCACGATCATGAAAGAGTTTTGGGCCTTGTCGACAACATTAAGCCTTATCGGTGCGGCAGCAGGAACTTCGATGGCATTTCTCCTCAAAAAACCCTTCCTCGATGCTCTTTCACCTTTTCTTGTGGAACTCATGGAGGAAGGCCCGCTTCCTCCTCTGTACATTCCTTTTAAGGCCATGGTTATTGTTCCCCTGTGCGCAATCCTATGCGGAGGGGTGCTGGGCTTTCTTCCCGCCATCGGGGCTGTGCGGGGCAACATTTCCGATGCACTAAAGGAGCCAACCTGA
- a CDS encoding ROK family transcriptional regulator, giving the protein MTLKRNSREQSHNRRKILKKVWENETISRAELAKQLHLSPATVSSNVAELVRMNYIRLGKEGDSSGGRKPIMLEINEDSLAAVGITVMKESVLSSLVNLKGEVIDSRLDKYTLPISKDSILSTILFSIKKILAIWNNNQKICGIGIGMHGVVDYSSGISIFAPYFSWHYINIKTLVEEEFHIPVLVDNDARVMVLAEKWFGKYRSLQNFIFLSLDEGVGGGIMVDGKLFRGSGYAAGEIGHIHVKENGSKCICGNYGCLETVAAIPRIVGEIVDQIRLGYPSYITDIIGDKPLNLIDFDIVLEAVKKGDDLCKKVLSKVGMYIGVASADIINFFNPEAIIIGGKLSLAWDYFKEDVRETVIRQSMHECNKNVKILRSSFVGCRGDIGAAALVVDKILEENFLQSLNK; this is encoded by the coding sequence ATGACACTAAAACGAAATTCGAGAGAACAAAGCCACAATCGAAGAAAGATTCTCAAAAAAGTCTGGGAAAATGAAACCATATCACGGGCGGAGCTTGCAAAACAGCTCCATTTGAGCCCTGCAACTGTTTCCTCAAACGTTGCAGAACTCGTCCGAATGAATTATATCCGGCTTGGAAAGGAAGGCGACTCCTCTGGTGGAAGAAAGCCCATAATGCTTGAGATTAATGAGGACTCGCTTGCGGCTGTCGGAATTACCGTTATGAAGGAGTCGGTACTTTCATCCCTGGTCAATCTCAAAGGCGAAGTGATAGATTCCAGACTGGATAAGTACACATTGCCCATTTCGAAGGATAGTATCCTTTCAACTATTTTGTTTTCAATAAAAAAAATATTAGCGATATGGAACAATAATCAAAAAATTTGCGGAATCGGCATAGGTATGCATGGAGTGGTAGATTATTCTTCAGGCATTTCCATCTTTGCCCCCTACTTTAGTTGGCACTACATCAATATAAAAACCCTTGTAGAAGAGGAGTTTCACATACCCGTCTTAGTAGACAATGATGCAAGAGTCATGGTCCTAGCCGAGAAGTGGTTCGGAAAATATAGGAGCCTTCAGAATTTTATCTTCCTCAGTTTGGATGAAGGTGTCGGGGGAGGGATCATGGTGGATGGAAAGCTGTTTCGAGGCAGCGGATATGCAGCCGGTGAGATAGGACACATCCATGTCAAGGAAAATGGATCGAAATGTATCTGTGGGAACTACGGGTGCCTGGAAACCGTGGCGGCCATTCCCCGTATTGTAGGCGAGATTGTCGACCAGATACGTCTCGGATATCCTTCATATATTACAGACATCATTGGGGATAAACCTCTTAACTTAATTGATTTCGATATCGTCCTGGAAGCAGTTAAAAAGGGAGACGACCTTTGTAAAAAGGTACTATCGAAAGTTGGGATGTATATCGGAGTTGCGTCAGCAGATATTATCAACTTCTTTAATCCCGAAGCAATTATCATTGGAGGAAAGCTATCGCTGGCATGGGATTATTTTAAAGAGGATGTCAGGGAAACCGTTATCAGACAATCGATGCATGAATGTAATAAAAACGTGAAGATACTTAGGTCGTCTTTTGTCGGTTGCAGGGGGGATATAGGAGCGGCTGCTCTTGTTGTCGATAAAATTCTTGAGGAAAACTTTCTTCAGTCTCTAAATAAATAA
- a CDS encoding galactose ABC transporter substrate-binding protein — translation MKKVIAIGSALLMICSIAVFANGSSEATGNAKPQLGITVYKYDDNYMSFVRKAIETACEENGEVDYQICDSMNDQAKQNDQIDTYINKGVDCLVVNLVEPAAGKTVCEKAKKAGLPIIFYNKEPARDVIMGYDKCWYAGITSAEFGIQQGHLIVNEWKTHPEWDKNGDGKIQYVMLKGEPGHPDAEVRTSEPPKIIKEAGIGIEQLELQTGMWDASKGKELMETWLAKHGDSIEFVICNNDAMALGAVEALKSAGYFTGEKYMPVVGVDGLPEAVELIKKGQMLGTILNDPKALGLATYAMAVNAAKGRDICYGTDYTLGDRKDIRVACEITTVDNLENAIAAYK, via the coding sequence ATGAAGAAGGTAATTGCAATCGGTTCCGCACTGTTGATGATCTGCTCTATTGCTGTTTTTGCAAATGGGTCAAGTGAGGCTACCGGAAACGCAAAGCCCCAATTAGGTATTACGGTATATAAATACGACGATAACTATATGTCATTTGTACGCAAAGCCATAGAGACCGCGTGCGAAGAAAACGGAGAAGTCGATTATCAGATCTGTGACTCAATGAACGATCAAGCAAAGCAAAATGATCAGATCGATACGTATATCAATAAAGGTGTGGATTGTCTGGTAGTCAATCTGGTCGAGCCGGCTGCCGGAAAAACCGTTTGCGAAAAGGCAAAAAAAGCAGGTCTTCCCATCATCTTCTACAATAAAGAACCGGCAAGAGATGTCATCATGGGTTATGACAAATGCTGGTATGCGGGAATTACCTCAGCGGAATTCGGGATTCAGCAAGGCCACCTGATCGTCAATGAATGGAAAACTCATCCCGAATGGGACAAGAACGGTGACGGAAAAATCCAGTATGTCATGCTCAAGGGAGAACCCGGACATCCGGATGCAGAGGTAAGAACTTCAGAACCTCCCAAAATCATCAAGGAAGCCGGAATAGGTATCGAACAATTGGAACTTCAGACGGGAATGTGGGATGCTTCAAAGGGCAAAGAGCTCATGGAAACCTGGCTTGCAAAACATGGTGACAGCATAGAGTTCGTTATTTGCAACAATGATGCAATGGCTCTTGGCGCCGTTGAAGCCCTCAAGAGTGCAGGATATTTCACCGGCGAAAAGTACATGCCGGTAGTGGGCGTTGACGGGCTTCCCGAAGCCGTTGAGCTTATAAAGAAAGGCCAGATGCTCGGAACAATTCTCAATGACCCGAAGGCTCTTGGGCTGGCAACATATGCCATGGCCGTAAATGCAGCAAAGGGAAGAGATATTTGTTACGGGACCGATTATACCCTTGGTGATCGCAAGGACATACGAGTAGCTTGCGAAATCACCACCGTTGATAATCTTGAGAATGCCATAGCGGCATATAAATAG
- a CDS encoding sensor histidine kinase, translated as MGKIMFLPFFLLLFLGLMSSWALYLSSAHRVVAELIDQVARDTAQTTIRELQDLFEYARTITIVNASNFSFLENSAEIDSFSFQNTFYHQLLSADSLAIIALAFSDGEYMEAQRLGPNNLRIGRAGKQTNGSLEFYRIDEEGKMEFTNMISDYDPRQRPWYKNAQSAGHQVWSRPYSLYSSEVPAISSAIPFQGKDGRKGVVATAVTFDGLSTFLSSALDEKKGYIEVIDDTGKTIASSAPKEEGGTHTEKKTIIIQQTLSMSGFPEWRVRVFLNESAFTTPLKKADQKTVIVLIFLLLLFTFVSGIIISAVTKPIRELEQIVRHIDPANPQVSREIFKIARQKGEIASLAESFFNMAIRIKKNYGELQQNLREKELLLQEVHHRVKNNLQIISSLLCLQADEVNDLADRYTIIQCQRRIQTMAYVHEAAYATRTYTEIEIGDYLRMICGSAGAHHITLSAEPEGQRLPLDKAIPCGLIVNELISLMIGRYENHREKAKIKVSFTRNSDTYILSVWDKTAPHSTLSKSGTLSRDLIKSLASQLRGTMTSNQEEGVQFIVIFPA; from the coding sequence TTGGGAAAAATTATGTTTCTTCCCTTTTTCCTCCTCCTTTTTCTTGGATTAATGAGCTCATGGGCCCTCTACCTTTCAAGTGCACATCGGGTCGTAGCAGAATTAATCGACCAAGTCGCACGGGATACCGCACAAACCACCATACGGGAGTTGCAAGATCTCTTTGAATATGCCCGGACCATTACCATAGTCAATGCTTCAAATTTCTCGTTTTTAGAAAACAGCGCGGAGATAGACAGCTTTTCGTTTCAAAACACGTTTTACCATCAGCTGCTTTCCGCCGACTCACTCGCAATCATCGCACTAGCATTTTCCGACGGAGAATATATGGAAGCGCAGCGTTTGGGCCCCAACAACCTGCGGATCGGAAGAGCAGGGAAACAAACAAACGGTTCGTTAGAGTTTTACAGAATAGACGAAGAGGGAAAGATGGAATTCACCAATATGATTTCCGATTATGATCCCCGACAGCGTCCGTGGTACAAGAATGCCCAATCGGCCGGTCATCAGGTGTGGTCCCGGCCCTATTCACTCTATTCCAGTGAGGTACCGGCGATCTCATCCGCAATACCGTTCCAGGGAAAAGACGGCAGGAAAGGTGTGGTTGCCACGGCCGTAACCTTCGATGGTTTATCCACCTTTTTATCATCGGCATTGGATGAGAAAAAGGGATACATCGAGGTTATAGACGATACAGGCAAGACGATAGCATCTTCGGCTCCAAAGGAAGAAGGGGGGACACACACCGAAAAGAAGACCATCATAATACAGCAAACACTTAGCATGAGCGGTTTTCCCGAATGGAGGGTCCGGGTTTTCCTAAACGAATCGGCCTTCACCACCCCGTTGAAAAAAGCCGACCAGAAAACAGTGATTGTGCTCATATTCCTGCTTTTACTCTTTACCTTTGTAAGCGGGATCATCATATCGGCTGTCACAAAACCTATACGAGAGCTGGAACAGATTGTGAGACATATCGATCCCGCAAACCCTCAGGTGTCCAGAGAGATCTTTAAGATTGCCCGTCAAAAGGGAGAGATAGCCTCTCTTGCGGAAAGTTTCTTCAATATGGCAATCAGAATCAAGAAGAATTACGGCGAATTGCAACAAAACCTGCGGGAGAAGGAGTTGCTTCTGCAGGAGGTCCATCACCGCGTAAAAAACAATTTGCAGATCATCTCAAGTCTACTCTGCCTTCAGGCTGATGAAGTCAACGACCTCGCAGATCGTTATACCATCATCCAGTGCCAGCGGAGGATCCAGACCATGGCATATGTTCATGAAGCGGCCTATGCGACAAGAACCTACACCGAGATCGAGATAGGCGACTACCTCCGGATGATTTGCGGCAGCGCCGGAGCTCACCATATTACGCTCTCGGCAGAACCGGAGGGACAGAGACTTCCCCTCGATAAGGCAATTCCGTGCGGCCTTATCGTTAATGAACTTATCAGCCTCATGATCGGCCGTTATGAAAATCACAGAGAAAAGGCAAAGATCAAAGTTTCGTTTACGCGCAATAGCGATACGTATATCCTTTCGGTTTGGGATAAAACCGCTCCCCATTCGACCCTTAGCAAAAGCGGCACCCTAAGCCGGGATTTGATCAAAAGTCTCGCTTCCCAACTCAGGGGAACCATGACCAGCAATCAGGAAGAAGGGGTCCAATTCATCGTCATTTTTCCTGCATGA